In Reichenbachiella agarivorans, one genomic interval encodes:
- the rplE gene encoding 50S ribosomal protein L5 codes for MANPRLRTKYTEEIVPALKEKFQYKSVMQVPKIEKISINRGIGDAVSDKKLVDHGVAELTQITGQKAVATLSKKAISNFKLREDMPIGARVTLRGDKMYEFLDRLMTVALPRVRDFKGIKDKGFDGRGNYTLGVKEQIIFPEISIDKINKIAGMDITFVTTASTDEESYELLKAFGMPFAGKNNN; via the coding sequence ATGGCTAATCCTAGATTAAGAACCAAATACACAGAGGAGATTGTTCCTGCATTGAAAGAGAAATTTCAATACAAATCAGTAATGCAAGTACCTAAGATCGAAAAAATATCGATCAACAGAGGTATTGGTGATGCTGTATCTGATAAGAAACTAGTAGACCATGGTGTTGCTGAGTTGACTCAAATCACTGGACAAAAGGCAGTTGCTACTTTGTCTAAAAAGGCGATCTCTAACTTTAAGTTAAGAGAAGACATGCCTATCGGTGCTAGAGTTACTTTGAGAGGTGACAAAATGTACGAATTCCTTGACAGATTGATGACTGTAGCTCTACCACGAGTAAGAGATTTCAAAGGCATCAAGGACAAAGGTTTTGACGGCAGAGGTAATTATACGCTTGGAGTAAAGGAGCAAATTATTTTCCCTGAGATTTCGATTGACAAGATCAATAAAATCGCTGGTATGGACATCACTTTCGTGACTACTGCTAGCACTGATGAAGAAAGTTACGAATTGTTGAAAGCGTTTGGTATGCCATTCGCCGGAAAAAATAATAATTGA
- the rplX gene encoding 50S ribosomal protein L24: protein MKFHVKKGDTVKVISGNSKGKTGAILEVDPSKYRAIVEGVNMVTKHTKPSATNPEGGIKKVEASIHISNLMLVDPATGQATKVARKAGDDGKLVRVSKKTGEVING, encoded by the coding sequence ATGAAATTTCACGTAAAAAAAGGAGACACTGTAAAGGTTATATCTGGGAATTCCAAAGGGAAGACTGGAGCTATACTAGAGGTAGATCCAAGCAAGTATAGAGCGATAGTAGAGGGTGTAAATATGGTAACTAAGCACACCAAACCTTCTGCAACGAATCCAGAAGGAGGCATCAAGAAAGTTGAAGCTTCTATTCACATCAGTAATCTGATGTTAGTTGACCCTGCTACAGGACAAGCTACCAAAGTAGCTAGAAAAGCAGGTGACGATGGGAAATTAGTAAGAGTATCAAAAAAAACCGGGGAGGTGATCAATGGCTAA
- the rplN gene encoding 50S ribosomal protein L14, producing MVQQESRLSVADNSGAKEVLCIRVLGGTGKRYASVGDKIVVSVKSAISSSNLKKGTVSKAVVVRTKKEIRRKDGSYIRFEDNAAVLLGGNDEPRGTRIFGPVARELREKQFMKIVSLAPEVL from the coding sequence ATGGTACAACAAGAGTCAAGACTTAGTGTAGCGGATAATAGTGGTGCTAAAGAAGTGCTTTGCATCCGCGTGTTAGGAGGTACTGGTAAAAGGTACGCTTCTGTTGGAGATAAAATTGTTGTTTCGGTGAAGTCAGCAATTTCTTCTAGTAACCTTAAAAAAGGTACTGTTTCAAAAGCAGTAGTTGTTAGAACCAAAAAGGAGATCCGTAGAAAAGATGGATCTTATATCAGATTCGAAGACAACGCTGCGGTACTTCTAGGTGGAAATGACGAGCCAAGAGGAACAAGGATTTTCGGGCCAGTGGCTAGAGAATTAAGAGAGAAGCAATTCATGAAGATTGTTTCATTGGCACCAGAAGTGCTTTAA
- the rpsQ gene encoding 30S ribosomal protein S17, with product METRNLRKERIGKVVSNKMDKTITVEVLRKVKHPIYGKFMSTTKKFAAHDENNDCGEGDTVKIMETRPLSKNKRWRLVEIIERAK from the coding sequence ATGGAAACCAGAAATTTAAGAAAAGAACGTATCGGAAAAGTAGTAAGTAACAAAATGGATAAGACCATTACTGTTGAAGTACTACGTAAGGTGAAGCACCCAATATACGGTAAGTTTATGAGCACAACTAAGAAGTTTGCTGCTCATGATGAAAACAATGATTGCGGTGAAGGTGATACTGTAAAGATCATGGAGACAAGACCTTTGTCTAAAAATAAAAGGTGGAGATTAGTAGAAATTATCGAAAGAGCTAAATAA
- the rplP gene encoding 50S ribosomal protein L16, protein MLQPKRTKFRKKQKGRVKGIAQRGHTLAFGTFGIKSLEPGWITSRQIEASRIAMTRAMKREGQVWIRIFPDKPITKKPAEVRMGKGKGAPEYWVATVRPGTLLFEAAGVSQETAQEALRLAQQKLPIRTKFVVRRDFQG, encoded by the coding sequence ATGTTACAACCAAAAAGAACCAAGTTCAGAAAGAAACAGAAAGGCAGAGTTAAGGGTATTGCTCAGAGAGGACATACGCTGGCTTTCGGTACTTTTGGTATCAAGTCTTTGGAACCAGGATGGATTACCAGTAGACAAATAGAAGCTTCTAGGATTGCTATGACTAGAGCGATGAAAAGAGAAGGTCAGGTTTGGATTAGAATTTTCCCAGACAAACCGATCACTAAGAAGCCTGCTGAAGTAAGGATGGGTAAAGGTAAAGGAGCTCCAGAATACTGGGTAGCTACTGTAAGACCTGGTACACTACTTTTCGAAGCAGCAGGTGTAAGCCAAGAGACGGCACAAGAAGCTTTGAGATTAGCTCAGCAGAAGTTGCCGATTAGAACAAAGTTTGTTGTTAGAAGAGATTTTCAGGGATAA